A single window of Jaculus jaculus isolate mJacJac1 chromosome 14, mJacJac1.mat.Y.cur, whole genome shotgun sequence DNA harbors:
- the LOC101615788 gene encoding translationally-controlled tumor protein-like has translation MVSRAEGKWRALIGGNASTEGLEDEGSESTGVTRVDVVMIHHLQENSLTKETYQKYINDDMKPPRGKLEEWKPERVKPLISGAADQINHILVNFNNYQVFISENVNPDGMVDLPDYHKDDVTPLMIFFRDGLAV, from the exons ATGGTCAGTAGGGCAGAGGGGAAATGGAGGGCGCTCATCGGTGGAAATGCctccactgaaggcctggaggacgAAGGCTCTGAAAGCACAGGAGTCACCAGGGTTGATGTAGTCATGATCCATCACCTACAGGAAAACAGCTTGACAAAAGAGACCTATCAGAAGTACATCAATGATGACATGAAACCACCCAGAGGCAAACTTGAAGAATGGAAACCAGAAAGAGTAAAGCCTTTGATTTCAGGAGCTGCAGACCAAATCAACCACATCCTTGTTAATTTCAATAACTACCAGGTTTTTATTAGTGAAAACGTGAATCCAGATGGCATGGTTGATCTCCCGGACTACCACAAAGATGATGTAACTCCtctcatgattttcttt agagatggcttagcagtt